One region of Exiguobacterium acetylicum genomic DNA includes:
- a CDS encoding AAA family ATPase, with protein MFQTLRTSLKQSVLGQDDVIDHLLMGLLAEGHVLLEDRPGTGKTTLAKALAQTLEAKFSRIQCTADTLPTDLLGMELFNPLTGSFEQRFGPLFANIVLVDEINRTTPRTQSALLEAMAEGQVTIGDTSYTLPQHFLVIATQNPFDGHGTFPLPHAQLDRFLFKLSFAPLTRQAEKALLRGAHLTAAELQIPLEQLNDWKEEVTAVSIDDSVENYLLDVCDALRAHRDVEIGPSPRATLALLKAAKARAWMQERTYVTPEDVKHLAPPLLAHRLVLTLEATLKLSNERLVEQVLDSLTVPTEV; from the coding sequence ATGTTTCAAACGTTACGTACATCACTCAAACAATCTGTTCTTGGTCAGGACGATGTGATTGATCATTTATTGATGGGCTTGCTCGCGGAAGGCCATGTGTTGCTCGAAGACCGTCCGGGGACTGGTAAGACGACACTAGCAAAAGCACTGGCGCAGACACTCGAAGCGAAGTTCTCACGTATTCAATGTACAGCGGATACGTTACCGACCGATCTGCTTGGGATGGAACTGTTCAACCCGCTGACAGGATCGTTTGAACAACGGTTTGGTCCGCTGTTCGCGAATATCGTCCTCGTCGATGAAATTAACCGGACGACGCCACGAACACAATCAGCATTGCTCGAGGCAATGGCGGAAGGACAAGTGACAATCGGGGATACGTCTTATACGTTACCGCAACACTTTCTTGTCATCGCGACACAAAATCCGTTTGATGGACACGGCACATTCCCACTGCCGCATGCCCAACTCGACCGTTTCTTGTTCAAGTTGTCGTTCGCTCCGCTAACACGTCAAGCAGAAAAAGCATTATTACGTGGAGCACACTTAACAGCAGCCGAATTACAGATTCCGCTCGAACAACTCAATGACTGGAAAGAGGAAGTCACCGCCGTCTCGATCGACGATAGCGTCGAAAACTACTTACTTGACGTCTGTGACGCACTCCGCGCCCATCGTGACGTTGAGATCGGACCGAGTCCACGAGCGACGCTCGCACTCTTAAAAGCAGCAAAAGCACGGGCCTGGATGCAGGAGCGGACGTACGTCACACCAGAGGACGTCAAGCACTTGGCACCGCCATTGCTTGCCCACCGTCTCGTCTTGACGCTCGAAGCGACGCTGAAGCTATCGAACGAACGTCTCGTCGAGCAGGTTCTCGATTCACTCACTGTTCCGACTGAGGTGTAA
- a CDS encoding SDR family oxidoreductase, which produces MKTGFIAITGATSGIGHAIARTFIQKGYRVLLLGRRIDRLESLASDDVLIRQVAATDRAALDAALADATEAFGPVEAIINNAGRMLLGQIETQDAEEWEEMFDVNALGVLHGMQAVLPSMVERKTGTIINISSIAGKKTFADHAAYVGTKFAVHAMSENVRSEVASHGVRVMTIAPGVVETELLGHTTSDAIKDGYNEWKQSIDGGLDPQVVADTVLFAFEQPQHVNIREIVLAPTKQLD; this is translated from the coding sequence ATGAAAACAGGATTCATTGCCATCACAGGTGCTACGTCAGGAATCGGGCATGCGATTGCGCGAACGTTCATTCAGAAAGGGTACCGCGTCTTATTGCTCGGACGCCGGATTGACCGTCTTGAAAGCCTTGCTTCAGACGATGTCTTGATTCGCCAAGTCGCAGCCACCGACCGAGCAGCCCTCGATGCTGCTTTAGCAGACGCGACGGAAGCGTTCGGACCGGTCGAAGCCATCATCAATAATGCAGGACGGATGTTACTCGGTCAAATCGAGACACAAGACGCGGAAGAATGGGAAGAGATGTTTGATGTCAACGCGCTCGGTGTCTTACACGGCATGCAAGCCGTCCTTCCGTCGATGGTGGAGCGCAAGACCGGCACAATCATCAACATAAGCTCGATTGCCGGTAAAAAGACGTTCGCCGACCACGCCGCGTACGTCGGTACGAAATTCGCCGTCCACGCGATGAGTGAGAACGTCCGAAGTGAAGTCGCGTCTCACGGTGTCCGCGTCATGACGATCGCACCAGGAGTCGTCGAGACGGAATTACTCGGTCATACGACAAGTGACGCGATCAAGGACGGCTACAACGAATGGAAACAATCGATTGATGGTGGACTCGATCCGCAAGTCGTCGCGGATACCGTCTTATTCGCCTTCGAGCAACCACAACATGTCAACATCCGGGAAATCGTCTTAGCTCCGACGAAGCAACTCGATTGA
- a CDS encoding DUF3006 domain-containing protein, with the protein MRLTLADFEDDLAICETDDRETITLPKSRLPRQATIGDRLDWTGRSIRILRDETNARKKEITALMDDLFEE; encoded by the coding sequence ATGCGATTGACCCTAGCTGATTTTGAAGACGATCTAGCGATTTGCGAAACCGACGACCGTGAGACGATCACATTACCGAAAAGTCGTTTGCCGCGCCAGGCAACGATCGGCGACCGACTTGACTGGACCGGACGCTCGATTCGGATCTTACGCGACGAGACGAACGCACGTAAAAAAGAGATCACCGCATTGATGGATGACCTCTTTGAAGAATGA
- a CDS encoding ComEC/Rec2 family competence protein has protein sequence MKWGSTILLALCLIVIFYTTRDEEPPAPTAGQMEVYGFDVGQGDSTFIRTKEDAILIDGGNNGKGEDVVRYLQELGVKRLTAIIATHPDADHIGGLDTVLDAFPVDSVYAPRVTHTTETYRDFLLAVKREGVTIKSVKAGLKIPSEAARFTFLAPLTDGTQDLNSWSAVLRVEHGQDRFLFMGDAPIRTERQLLESNADLSADVLKLGHHGADTSSSLPFLQAVDPKRALISAGKDNAYRHPRPSVLQELKAEQITIDRTDQSGTIQYISTGDGIKESNRTDLRPE, from the coding sequence TACACGACCCGGGATGAAGAGCCCCCTGCCCCAACGGCAGGACAGATGGAGGTCTATGGTTTTGACGTCGGTCAAGGAGATAGCACGTTCATCCGGACGAAGGAAGACGCGATCTTGATTGACGGTGGGAATAACGGTAAAGGCGAGGATGTCGTCCGCTACCTGCAAGAATTGGGAGTTAAACGCTTAACAGCGATCATCGCGACACATCCGGACGCCGATCATATCGGTGGACTCGATACCGTCCTCGATGCCTTTCCAGTCGACAGCGTCTATGCCCCGCGTGTCACGCATACGACGGAGACGTACCGCGATTTCCTTCTAGCCGTCAAACGCGAAGGAGTGACGATCAAGTCGGTCAAGGCGGGTCTTAAGATACCGAGTGAAGCCGCACGCTTTACGTTCCTTGCACCCCTAACGGACGGGACACAGGATCTTAACAGTTGGAGTGCCGTCCTGCGGGTCGAACATGGACAGGATCGGTTCCTCTTCATGGGCGACGCACCGATCCGGACGGAACGACAATTGCTTGAGTCAAATGCCGATCTTAGCGCCGATGTCTTGAAGCTTGGGCATCACGGAGCAGACACATCGTCCTCCCTGCCCTTCCTGCAAGCCGTTGATCCGAAGCGAGCGTTGATCTCAGCCGGAAAGGATAATGCTTACCGTCACCCGCGTCCCTCCGTCTTACAGGAACTGAAAGCAGAACAGATCACGATTGACCGAACCGATCAAAGTGGAACGATTCAGTATATCTCGACCGGTGACGGTATCAAGGAATCGAACCGGACCGATTTACGACCGGAATAA
- a CDS encoding DUF58 domain-containing protein encodes MQLIIPKGFNLIILTMTGASGVIVGLYGPVWIAALLLAYTLYGWVMPYYLEYVAKRLRVRLLETVRAFREETIQIPFELSNPTKLPLGRITISGLLGDQIKLPDASSQFWRQHLYVSKQTIVPFSIDVIAAHRGTIRIQSFDVMISDPFHLITIYVTLDIQELGHVFPDFAPASVEWNERMIPGETIDRSSPFTDRSSFHSVVPYSGDAKSIYWSAYAKTNELYSYQYDRKRNHDYAVIVDGLSADGLALRADFEKLLSRAATIIRELEKQGASYSLWISMVNRSGQWYHVPSGTGKHQFLRTMECLARISEYDLPLERRYFTKRLQRSVPSTTAEIHLGHRQKGVSA; translated from the coding sequence ATGCAATTGATCATACCAAAAGGCTTTAACCTCATCATTCTTACGATGACAGGTGCAAGTGGCGTCATCGTCGGGCTCTATGGTCCTGTCTGGATCGCGGCTTTACTACTCGCCTATACATTATATGGCTGGGTGATGCCGTATTATCTCGAATACGTTGCGAAGCGGCTTCGCGTCCGCCTCCTTGAGACCGTTCGCGCTTTTCGAGAGGAAACGATCCAGATACCGTTCGAGTTATCGAACCCAACGAAGTTACCACTCGGTCGCATCACGATCTCTGGGTTGCTCGGGGATCAGATCAAGCTTCCTGATGCGAGTAGTCAATTTTGGCGTCAACACTTATATGTCAGCAAACAGACGATTGTGCCATTTTCAATCGATGTCATTGCTGCTCACCGGGGAACGATTCGCATTCAGTCGTTTGACGTCATGATCTCGGATCCGTTTCATTTGATCACAATCTATGTGACGCTTGATATCCAAGAGCTGGGTCATGTCTTCCCTGACTTTGCACCAGCGTCGGTCGAGTGGAATGAGCGGATGATTCCCGGTGAGACGATTGATCGCTCGAGTCCGTTCACCGATCGCTCGAGTTTCCACTCCGTCGTTCCTTACTCCGGAGATGCGAAGTCGATCTACTGGTCCGCTTATGCGAAGACGAATGAGCTGTACTCGTATCAATATGACCGGAAACGTAACCATGATTATGCCGTCATCGTTGATGGCTTGTCCGCAGACGGACTCGCCCTCCGCGCGGACTTCGAGAAACTGTTATCGCGTGCCGCGACGATCATCCGTGAACTCGAGAAACAAGGGGCTTCCTACAGCCTCTGGATTTCGATGGTCAACCGATCCGGGCAGTGGTATCATGTTCCGTCTGGGACGGGAAAACATCAATTCCTACGGACGATGGAATGCCTTGCTCGGATTTCCGAATACGATCTACCGCTCGAACGCCGGTACTTCACGAAGCGATTGCAACGTAGTGTACCGTCGACGACGGCGGAGATCCATCTCGGTCACCGGCAGAAAGGAGTGAGCGCATGA
- a CDS encoding winged helix-turn-helix transcriptional regulator — MPYLNEFDATMRQIQGKWKVMILYELHEEGAVRFNTLERYIQDVSPKTLTQQLKQLEQDGLITRTIYPEIPPRVEYALSEKGISLIPLLDAICDWGLATTPRNQLLRTLCDEEAPAP; from the coding sequence ATGCCGTATTTAAATGAGTTCGATGCGACGATGCGTCAGATTCAAGGCAAGTGGAAAGTGATGATCTTGTACGAGCTGCATGAGGAAGGTGCGGTGCGGTTTAATACACTCGAGCGTTATATCCAGGACGTCTCACCGAAGACGCTGACACAGCAATTGAAGCAACTCGAACAAGATGGCTTGATTACGCGGACCATCTACCCAGAGATCCCACCCCGCGTCGAATATGCCTTGAGCGAAAAAGGAATCTCCTTGATTCCCTTACTTGATGCGATTTGCGACTGGGGACTCGCGACGACACCACGCAACCAATTGCTCCGCACATTATGCGACGAGGAAGCCCCCGCTCCATGA